Below is a genomic region from Pectobacterium polaris.
TTAGACACAGTTAGTAAAATATTTGCGCAGTCTAGCGCAGCTTAATTTTCCTGACAATGAATGATAAGTATTTTCATTATCATCTGTGATGTGGGTTTTATAATCAATACATTCCATTTGCTAATCATTATCCATTCTGAAACATACACAAAAAAATTGATTAACATCAATTTAACCCCTAATTACTGGGCGTGAATTACCATTCTGTGGAAGGATTGACCGAACACGTTACTTCAGTGTAATTTAACTGCGCTTAATATAAATGATAATGATTTTAATAATCATTGGTATTTAATTTGCGAGCGCAGGAGCTGTCTTGTGGATACACTGATTACAGAAACTGAAGCATCTAGCGGGCTAACCTATTCGGAACAAACCGCTTTTTTATATGCATCGGAACACCGAAGCCTTTCTACTTCTGGCTTATTTGAACGTATTTCTTCCCCTGTTTGTGTTCCGGGCTCGCACGATGACAGGCTTAGCCCTGCAATCGCGCAGGCATTCCAGCGAGCGCGTCAGGCAGGGCAGTCGCTGCCTATTGTTGTGGGGGCGATTCCCTTTGATACCACGCAACCGTCTTGTCTCTATATCCCTGATAGTTATACCGTTACGACGAAGTCTGAACTCGTCAGCCGTGCCCGTAAGCACACGGCTGCGGGTCCTACCGCGTTAACGTTAAACAGCGTCCCGGACGAATGTCAGTTCAAGTCCATCGTGGCAGAGGCCGTTGAGCGCTTCCGCCGTGGTGAACTTAGCAAAGCGGTGCTGTCACGTATTCTGGACATTGAGCTGGCGAGCCCCGTTAAGGCGCAAACGATCCTCAATAACCTGATGGTGCAGAACGCGGGTGGCTATCACTTCTCACTGCCGCTGCCGGATGGTTCGGTCTTGCTGGGGGCGAGCCCGGAACTGCTGCTGCGTAAGCAGGGGAACGTCATTGTTTCTAATCCGCTGGCGGGATCGGCGCGACGAATGAACGATGAACATCTGGATTACCTCAACAGTCAGCGCCTGCTGAAATCGGGCAAAGACAAGCACGAACATAAGCTGGTGGTGGACGACATTCGCCAACGCTTGATGCCGCTGTGCGCGTCGTTAACGATTCCATCGGTCCCTTCGCTGATGCACACCGCCTCCATGTGGCACCTGTCTACCGCTATTCGCGGTGAACTGGCGAACCCAGAGATGACGGCGCTTCAGGTCGCCTGCCAGCTCCATCCGACCCCCGCACTGTGCGGCTTCCCAACGCAGGAAGCACGTCAACTGATCGCCGAGCTGGAACCGCACGATCGTGGCGTATTCAGCGGCATCGTCGGCTGGTGTGATGCCAACGGCGATGGTGAATGGGCGATAGCGATTCGCTGCGGCACCATTAAACACAACAAAGTCCGTCTGTTTGCTGGCGCGGGCATTGTTGAGGCATCCGTCCCCGAGGATGAATGGGCTGAAACCGCCGCCAAATTAAACACGATGCTGAATGCGTTTGGGCTTAACTCAGGTGTGGATGGACTATGAGCATTGAATTTACGCCCTGGCCAGAGGAACTGGCACAGCGTTATCGCGACAAGGGATACTGGACCGGCCTGCCGTTGACGGATGCCTGGGAGCGCCATCTGGCGACGCAGCCCGACGCCATTGCGGTGGTGTGCGGCGAGCGGCAGTGGAGCTATCGGGAACTGGATCGACAGTCTTCCGCACTGGCATCGCGCCTGACGGAAAGCGGCCTGCGCTGTGGCGACACCGCGCTGGTACAGTTGCCGAACGTGGCCGAGTTCTACCTGACCTTTTTTGCGTTGCTGAAAATGGGCGTCGCGCCAGTTAACGCACTGTTCAGCCATAACAAGCTGGAGCTGCTGTCGTACGCCACGCAGATCGAACCGCGCTTGTTGATCGCCTCGGCTGAACATTCACTGTTTGGCAACGGTGAATTTCTGGATCGGCTACAGACGCAGGTTCCCCGTCTGCAAACGGTGGTGATGCTCGGCGACAGCCCGCTGGGGCACAGTCTGTCAGACTGGTTGCAGCCGCGCGCGTCAACCAGCCAGTATCAGCCTTCTGCGCCGGGGCAGGTGGCTTTCTTCCAGCTTTCTGGCGGCAGTACCGGCACGCCGAAGCTGATTCCCCGCACCCATGACGACTATTACTACAGCGTGCGCCGCAGCGTGGAAATTTGCGAGCTTACGCCGCAAACCCGCTACCTGTGTGCCTTGCCCGCGCCGCATAACTTCCCGTTAAGTTCGCCCGGTTCGCTCGGCGTGTTTTACGCCGGTGGACGCGTCGTACTGGCGCCAGATCCGGGGGCGATGACCTGCTTCCCGCTGATCGAACGCCATCAGATCGATATTACCTCGCTGGTGCCGCCCGCTGCTGCGCTGTGGATCCAAGCGGCCGAACAGTTTGGTGGCGCGCTGCGTAGCCTGAAAATCTTGCAGGTGGGCGGTGCGAAGCTGAGTGAAACCGTCGCACGCCGTATTCCAGCGGTGTTGGGCTGCCAGCTACAGCAGGTGCTCGGTATGGCGGAAGGGCTGGTGAACTACACCCGACTGGACGACAGCGATGAGCACACCTTCACGACGCAAGGCTATCCGATGAGCCCGGACGATGAAGTGAAAGTGTTGGACATCGACGGTAATCCGGTGCCGAGAGGCGAAGCGGGTCTGCTGGCGACGCGCGGCCCGTATACTTTCCGCGGCTATTACCGCAGCCCGGAACACAATGCCCGCGCCTTCGACAGTGAAGGTTTCTACCATTCGGGCGATGTGGTGCAGATGACCGAAGATGGCTATTTATGCGTGGTCGGACGGGAGAAAGATCAGATTAACCGAGGCGGTGAAAAGATTGCCGCGGAAGAGATCGAAAATCTGCTGCTCAAGCATGACGGCATTCTCCATGCCGCGCTGGTGTCCATGCCCGATCCGATTATGGGCGAAAAGAGCTGCGCTTTTCTGGTGGTCAGCGATTCCTCGCTGAAAGCCATCACGTTAAGAAAATATCTTCGCAATCAGGGTATTGCTGAATTCAAACTGCCGGACCGCTTCGAGATGATCGACACCTTACCCGTTACGCCGGTCGGCAAGATTGATAAGAAATCACTCCGTCAGCGCATCCAGACCCAACTTAGCACTCAAGCCGAACGTAGTATTCAAAACCAATAAGGATTTTGTGATGGCAATCCCTTCTATTGCTTCTTATCCCCTGCCGCGCGCACAGGATTTCCCTGAGAATAAAGTTTCCTGGGCGTTTGAACCCGAGCGCGCGGTGCTGCTGATTCACGACATGCAGGACTATTTCGTGAATTTCTATGGTGCGGACAGCCCGCTGGCGCAGCAGTTGATTGAGAACATTGTGGCGTTGCGAACCTACTGCAAAGCACAGGGGATTCCGGTGGTGTATACCGCGCAGCCGAACGAGCAAAGTGCGGCCGACCGTGCGCTGCTGAACGACATGTGGGGCGCAGGGCTGAACAATCATCCTGAAAAACAGCGCGTCGTGAACGCGCTGACACCGGATGAGCACGACACGGTGCTGGTGAAGTGGCGCTACAGCGCATTCCACCGTTCACCGCTGGAACCGATGATGAAAGAGATGGGCAAAGATCAGCTGATTATCTGCGGCGTTTACGGGCATATCGGCTGCATGATTACCGCGACGGATGCCTTTATGCGCGACATCAAGCCGTTCATGGTCGGCGATGCAGTGGCGGATTTCTCACTTCAGGAACACCAGATGGCGCTGAAATATGTGGCGACGCGCGTCGGACGGGTGGTTAGCACGGCAGAACTCACAGGAGCAAAAATGGCACAGGCACTGACGAAACAAGGACTGAGAGCGCACCTGCTGACCTTGATCGACGAAGAAGAGGATCAGTTCGATGAAGATGAAAATCTGATCGACTACGGTTTGGATTCGGTGCGCATGATGTCACTGCTGACTGAATGGCGTAATCAGGGCGTCACGCTGAGCTTTGTCGATCTGGCGCGTAACCCTAGCCTGAATGCCTGGTGGGCGCTGATCGAAAAACAGCAGGGAGCCGCATCATGAAGCCTTTGAGCGTTGCGCAGCGCGGACTGTGGTTAGGTCATGCCCTGAACGATGATAAGGCGACGTTCAACACGGCAGAGTGCATCGCGTTTGATGGCAAGGTCGATATTGAAGCCATGCTGAGCGCGATCCGTCAGGCGGTCATGGAGTGTGAGTGCCTGTACTGCCAGTTTGTTGAGGTTGCCGGTGAACATGCCGACCAGCCGGAAATCGGCTTTGTAGCTTCACAACTGCCAGTGCCGATTGGCGTGCTGCCGATTATTGAACTGTTGCCTGCGCCGATGAAGGATGAAGAGCAGACGATACGCCAGTGGGCGCGTGAGGAAATTGCTCGGCCGCTGGATTTGCTGAACGGCTTACCCTGCCGCTTTGCGCTGCTGTGTGGTGAAAAACGTGATTTTCTCTACAGTTGCGTTCACCACATTGCGCTGGACGGCTTTGGCACGACGATGCTGTTTCAACGTATCGCCCAGATCTATACCGCGCTGACGGCGGGGCAACCCGTGGCGGTGGCGGAGTTCGGCCCGTTCAGCGAGGTGCTGGAAGAAGAACAGCAGCGTGATGCCAGCGGGCAGACGGCGCAGGCGCGTGATTTCTGGCTGGAAACGCTGAATGCGATGCCGGAACCGGCCAGTTTCAGCGAGAAGAAAGCACCGATTGCGGCGCGTTTTTTGCGCCAGAGCAGCGTGTTGCCGACGGATATTTGGCAGCCGCTGACGGCGCTGTGTGAAGGTAACAAAATCAGCTGGCCGGATCTGTTTCTGGCGATGCTGGCGACGCACCTCAAGCTGGTGTCCGGCAGCGACAGATTGACGTTCGGCATGATGGTGATGAACCGTATCGGCTCCGCCTCGCTGACGGTGCCGAGCATGCAGATGAATATCGTGCCGCTGTGCATTCAGGTGGATGAACAGGCGGACTTTGTCACATTGGCGCAGCAGGTTGCCCGCACCAAACGCACGCTGCGTCGTCATCAGCATTATCGCTATGAGCATTTACGGCGCGATCTGAACCGTGTCGGCGGCGAGCAGCGACTTTTCGGCCCGCTGATCAATATCATGCCGTTCGATCATCCGCTCAACTACGGATCGCTGTCGTCCAGCACGCTGAATCTCAGCGCCGGACCGGTAGAAGATCTGACGATCGAGATCCATTTCAAACCCGATGGCACACCGGTATTGGATTTTGATGCCAACCCGGCTTGTTACAGCGCGGAAGCGCTCGCCAGCCTGCAAGAAACACTGTTTACGCTGCTTCAACGCTGGCTGGCACAGCCGCAGCAAACCAGCGGCGAGCTGCTGGGACGCTGGCTGCGTGAAGAACGTGAACTGGCGCTGATCACCAGCCGCGAGCCTGAACCGTTTGTCGAACCGGTTCTGACGGCGATTGCCAAGCAGGCGCGTAAAAACCCGCATCATCCAGCGCTGACGCAGCGTGACCGGCAGTACAGCTACCAGCAGTTGCTGGATCTGAGCGGTCAGGCCGCTGCGGCGCTGCATGAGCGCGGCGTTCAGCCCGGTGAGCGCATCGGCATTATGCTGAACCGCAGCCCGGAAACCATTATTTGCCTGCTGTCCGTGATGCAGTGCGGCGCGGTATATGTGCCGCTCGATCCTGAACAGCCGCACGAACGTCAGCAGCACATCATCCAGATTGCCGGGCTACGCACGATTGTGACGCAGGCGGATTACCAGCATCGGCTGGCGTCGGTCTTTTCCGGCGAGATCGTTCTGGCGGGGCATCTTCTGTCATCCAGCGCACAGGCTGCCGCGCTGCCGCCTGTGGAAGCGAGAGACGGGCAGATTGCCTATGTCATGTTCACCTCGGGATCGACTGGATTGCCGAAGGGTGTGGAGATCGGCGCCAGCGCGCTGGATCACTTCACGGCAGCGGCACGCCAGCGCTACGGCCTGCGTGCAACGGATCGCGTGCTGCAATTTGCCCCGTTCAATTTCGATGCCAGCATTGAAGAAATTTTCGCCACGCTGACCAGCGGTGCAACGCTGGTGCTGCGTACCGACGAGATGCTGGAATCGATTCCGACCTTTGTCGAACAGGTAGAAGAACAGGCGATTACGCTGCTCGATCTGCCGACCGCATTTTGGAACGAATGGGTGGTAGGGCTGAAAACCGGCACGTTGACCATGCCTTCCGCACTGCGCGCCATCATCATCGGCGGTGAGGCGGTGTACCCCGAACAGCTGGCGCAGTGGCAACGCCATGCGCCGAACACGCTGCGCTTAATCAACACCTATGGCCCAACCGAAACCACGGTGGTAGCGACCAGCTGCGATCTGCAAACACAGTCTGCCGAAGTGGCACAGCTTCCTATCGGTCTGCCGCTGGCGGGTGTCAACGCGCTGATTCTGGCGGCAGGTGACCGCCCTGCGGCGGAAGGCGAGCTGGTGCTGCTGGGGCCAACGCTGGCAGCGGGTTATATCGGTACAGAACACACGGCGTTTACGCAAATAGCGGTGGGCGATCAGGCGCTTCCTGCTTACCGCACCGGTGACAGAGTACGGCTGGAGAAAGGACAGTTGCTGTACCTCGGGCGCATGGACAACGAGTTTAAAATCAGCGGCTACCGGATCCAGCCAGGCGAAGTTGAAGCCCATCTGCTGGCGCAGCCGGACGTCGATGAAGCCTGCGTACAGGGCATTGTTTACCCCAACGGCGTGCGGCGTCTGGTGGCGTTTGTTGCCACGAAAGCAGGCGAGATTGATGCGCGTGCGCTGAAGCAGCGTCTGGGCAGCGTTCTGCCGCCAGCAATGATCCCGACCGATTATCGCGCCTTCCGCCAGTTGCCGAAAACCGGTTCCAACAAGGTCGATCGCAAGCGTCTATTAGCGGAATACCGCGACGAAGCACCGGCGCAGGCATTAGCCAACGAAACCGAGAACCGGGTCAGTGCCATCTGGCAGCAGATCCTCGGCGTGTCGGGGATCCAATCGCGGGATAACTTCTTCGAACTGGGTGGACAGTCGTTGCAGACCATCCAGATCGTCAACCGTCTGGCTGCCGAATTTTCCGTCAGCATCAAGGTGTCTGATGTGTTCGATCATCCTCAGCTCAGCGACTTCTGCCGCTATCTGGACGACAGGCTGTCACAGGATGAAAACAGCGTGGAAATGGTGTGGTAGGGAAAATGATGAACAAGGCACAACCTCTTCAGTTTGATTTCAGCGGCCAGACCGTCTGGGTTACGGGTGCGGCGAGCGGCATTGGCGAAAGCATTGCCCGCCAGTTTGTCGCGCTGGGCGCGAACGTGATCGGCTTCGACCGCGCATTCCGACATCAGGATCATCCGTTTACCTGTGTGACGCTGGATATCAGCGAGCCGGACAGCGTGACGGCGGTCTGTCGCCAGCAGCTGGCGGAAACGGGACTCGACGTTCTGGTCAACGCGGCCGGGATTCTGCGTCTGGGTGATATCGACGCGTTGAGCGTCGATGACTGGCATCAGTGTATTAACGTCAATGCCTCCGGTGCGTTTTACCTGCTAAACGCACTGGTTCCGCATTTCAAGCAGCAGCGCCGTGGCACGATTGTCTGCGTCGGCTCCAATGCCGCGCATGTGCCACGTCTACAGATGGCGGCGTACTGCGCTTCGAAAGCGGCGCTTACCAGCCTGTCTCACTGCGCGGGTCTTGAGTTAGCGCCTTACGGCGTGCGCTGCAATCTGGTGTCGCCGGGATCGACGGATACGCCGATGCAGCGCGGCATGTGGCACAGCGCCGATGCCGAACAGCGCACTATCGCGGGCTTTCCTGACCAGTACAAACTGGGAATCCCGCTGGGCAAGATTGCTCAGCCGGAAGAGATTGCCAATACCGTGGTTTTTCTGGCTTCCGATCTGGCCAGCCACATCACCATGCAGGACGTGGTGGTGGATGGCGGGGCAACGCTGACGGCCTGATTTGCTGAGAGAGTGACAAGTCATGAAGGATATCGTAACGCTGTTAAAGCAGCTGGAACGGCAGGGCGTTCGTCTGGCGTTGAATGCACAGGGACAGCTGATTTCGCAGTCCAACAAAGACGCGATCACGGCAGACATTGGGCGCACGATTAAGGAAAACAAAGACGCCATTGTGCGCTGCCTGACGGCGCAGCAGGCGTTTGAGCGCCCCATCACGCCGCAGAATGCGACGTCTGGCCCGCTGTCATCATCGCAAAGCGGACTGTGGTTTATTGAACAGTACGAAGAGCAGTCACACCTCTACAATATGCCGGTCTATTTTCGCCTGACCGGCACGCTGGATGTGGGCGCGCTGGAGTTTGCCTTTGACGCGCTGGCGCAGCGCCATGCCAGCCTGCGTACCCGCTTTGTGGTCAATGAACAGGGCAAGGGTGAACAGCGTATCGATGCCTATCAACCGTTTGTGATACAGCATGATGACTTCTCGCTGCTGCCGGAAGCTGAACGGGAAGTGCGCTTGCAACAGCAGGTAAAAGCGGAAATCAGCCGCCCGTTCGAGCTCACGGCAGGCGATCTCACCCGCGTGCGGCTGGTGAAGATGAGTGAACGGGTGCATGTGTTGATGATCACCCAGCACCATATTATTTCCGATGGCTGGTCGGTGAAGAATATGTTTGCGGACTTCAAACCGGCTTTTCTGGCCTGTCAAAACCGTCAACCTCATCCCGTCGAACCGACTCAGCTTAACTATATCGACTACGCACACTGGTTCAATTCCGCCTCGTTTCTGGATTATCACAACGAGTTCAAGCCGTTCTGGGTTGAGCGACTGACGGGGATCCCCGAGGTGCACAGCCTGCCGCTGGATAAACCGCGTCCGGCGCACCAGAACAGCGGCGGTGAGGTGATCTTCTCCGCGATCAACAACGATCTGTGGGATAAATTCAAACGCCTGTGTCAGCGCTACAATACGTCTAACTTCATTGGCCTGCATGCGGTGTTCTCCCTGATGCTGGCGCGCATCAGCGGCGAGAAAGATATCGTCATTGGTTCGCCGCTGGCCTACCGCGAGCGGCCGGATATCGAAGACGTCGTCGGCTTTTTCGTTAACACTATCGTGCTGCGCACCCAGTTGCAGGACAGCCAGAGCTTCGTCGATTACCTGCAATATTGTCGCGAGCAGGATTTGTCGGCTTTCGATCATCAACTTTACCGTTTTGAAGCGCTGAGCGAGGCGATCGGCTCCGATCGCACCACCGCGATCAACCCGATCTTCCAGGTGATGCTGGTGTATCAGGCCAAAGTGGATTTCAACGATCTGATCCCCGGCTGTGATGCGGCGGAAGAAACGTCGCCCGTGTTGCCTGCCAAGACCGATATTTCGGTCAAGGTGACGGAGCTGATGGGCGAGGTGCGATTGGACTGGCTATTTGCCACCGCGCTGTTTGAGCGCCAGACGATTCAGTATTACGCTGACCGCTTTATCCGGCTGATTGAGGCCGTGGTTGAGGCACCGGAAACCGATGTCTGGCATCTGCCGCTGATGGAAGCGGAGCGATTTGCTGCCGTGCTGGGGGAAAGTCAGCAACTGCCGCGTAGCTATCCGCAGCCGCAGCTGACGGTAACCGACGTGATTGAAGCCATCGCCCAGCGCGATCCCCAGCAGCTGGCGATAGCCTTTGATGGCGAACAGCGCACCGACACGCTGACGTACGCTGAGCTGAACAGGCAGGCGAATCAACTGGCGCACTGGCTGCACCGTCAGGGGCTGGGTGAACAGTCGCTGGTTGGCGTGCTGGCGAAACGCGATCGCTACTTTGTCATTGCGCTGCTGGCCGTCTGGAAAGCGGGTGCCGCCTATGTTCCGCTGGATCCCGACTATCCGCCTGAGCGGCTGCGCCACATCATTACCGATGCCAATCTTGCCGTCATTCTCGGCGGTGATGGGCAACAGCTGGCGCAGTGGTCTGCCGAACAGTGCATCGATCTGACCGATCCTAATGTTGTCGCACAGTGGCACGATCTGCCGGGCGATGAACCGCCTGCCATTCCGCGCCATGCACAACAGCTGGCGCAGGTGATCTACACCTCGGGATCGACCGGTCTGCCGAAAGGCGTCATGATCGAACACGGTTCGCTGATCAATCTGCTGGACGATCATCGCGATCGTATCGATTTCACGCCGCAAAGCACCATGTTCAACTGCATGTCGCTCTCGTTTGACGCCGGTAACATGACGACGCTGCTGCCGCTGAGCAGCGGTGGCACGCTGGCGTTTGGCGAGCCTAACGATCGGGCGATTGTGCAGGCCGAACAGGCGGGCGCGACGCATCTGATCCTGCCGACGGCGCTAATGTCGATTCTCGATCCACAGCACGTTAATGGCATTCAGGCAATTGGCATGGGCGGTGAAGCCTGCCCGAACGCCGTGGTGGAAAGCTGGGCCGATAAGGTCGCGCTGTACAACATGTACGGGCCGACGGAGTGTACCGTCACCGCGTTGAGCACCCGCCTGCGTAAAGGTCAGCCTGTCACCATCGGTAAACCCATCACGCATATTCAGGCGCTGATTCTGGATACGGCTGGGCAACTGTGTCCGGCGGGCGTACCGGGCGAACTGTGTCTTGCCGGGCTTGGGCTGGCGCGTGGCTACCTCAATCAGCCACAGATGACGGCCAGCCGCTTTGAACACATCACGCTGCATGATGTGAATAATGTCGAACACGGCACGGCGACGTTGCGCATTTATCGCACGGGTGATAAGGCCAGGCTGCTAAACAACGGCGACTATGAATACTGTGGCCGAATCGATGAGCAGATCAAGCTGCGCGGCTACCGCATCGAACCAGGTGAAATCGAGGCACAGCTGGCGGCGGTCTGTCCGTCGCTGAAGCAGGTTAAAGTCATTGTGGCACAGATCGGGAACCGTCCGGCGCTGGTCGCCTATGGCACAGTGAAAGCCGGTAGCAACAGCCCAGAGCCTGCCGCTGTGCTGATTGATGTCGCGAAGCACCTGCCGGAATACATGGTGCCTTTCCGACTGATTCTGCTGGAAGACATGCCGCTGACGCCGAACGGCAAACTCGATACGAAACAGCTGCCGCCGGTGCTGGAAGCCAGCGAGGGCGACGGTGAAGCCGATAATCCGCTGGAAGCGGACGTACTGGCGATTTGGCGCAGCGTGCTGAATACGCCGCTGGGCGTTGAGGATGATTTCTTCCGCTTAGGCGGCGATTCCATCCTTAGTATTCAACTGACCACCCGTCTGCGCAGCGCGGGCTATGTCTGCACGGTGAAAGACGTTTTCGAAGCAAAAAGCGTGCGGCGTCTGTGCCGCGTGCTGGCGCAGAATAACCGTGACACAGGGATTGTGGCGGAGCAGGGCACGCTGGAAGGCGAATTCGCGCTGCTGCCGATTCAGCGCTGGTTTATGGAACAGCCGCTGGCACGTCCTGAACACTGGAATCAGGCGGCGATGATCCAATTGCCGGACGTGGATACGGAACGGCTGACGACGATGTTGCAGGCGCTGATGGCGCAGCATGACGCGCTGCGTCTGGCTTGTGATGCCGACGGACAACGCTATCTGACGGATGTGCCTTGCCCTACTGTATCGACGCTGGATTATCGCCAGCTCGGTGACGACGGCCTGCAACAGGCGTTTACCGCATTGCAGAGTGAATTCGATCCCGCTCAGGGAAGAACGATGGCTGCCGCACTGGTACGCCACCATCCGCAGGCGGACACGGCGGTGTTCCTCGCTTTCCACCATCTGGTGATCGATGCCGTGTCCTGGCGCATTCTGGTCGACGATCTGGAACGGCTGTACCTCGGTGAACCGCTGTTGCCGAAAACATCGAGCTATCGCCAGTGGGGCACGGCGCTGAGTAACTATGCTACACAGCATGCGGAACAGTTGGCGTACTGGCAGGCGCAGGAAGACGGCGTGG
It encodes:
- the dhbA gene encoding 2,3-dihydro-2,3-dihydroxybenzoate dehydrogenase, producing the protein MMNKAQPLQFDFSGQTVWVTGAASGIGESIARQFVALGANVIGFDRAFRHQDHPFTCVTLDISEPDSVTAVCRQQLAETGLDVLVNAAGILRLGDIDALSVDDWHQCINVNASGAFYLLNALVPHFKQQRRGTIVCVGSNAAHVPRLQMAAYCASKAALTSLSHCAGLELAPYGVRCNLVSPGSTDTPMQRGMWHSADAEQRTIAGFPDQYKLGIPLGKIAQPEEIANTVVFLASDLASHITMQDVVVDGGATLTA
- a CDS encoding non-ribosomal peptide synthetase, which gives rise to MKPLSVAQRGLWLGHALNDDKATFNTAECIAFDGKVDIEAMLSAIRQAVMECECLYCQFVEVAGEHADQPEIGFVASQLPVPIGVLPIIELLPAPMKDEEQTIRQWAREEIARPLDLLNGLPCRFALLCGEKRDFLYSCVHHIALDGFGTTMLFQRIAQIYTALTAGQPVAVAEFGPFSEVLEEEQQRDASGQTAQARDFWLETLNAMPEPASFSEKKAPIAARFLRQSSVLPTDIWQPLTALCEGNKISWPDLFLAMLATHLKLVSGSDRLTFGMMVMNRIGSASLTVPSMQMNIVPLCIQVDEQADFVTLAQQVARTKRTLRRHQHYRYEHLRRDLNRVGGEQRLFGPLINIMPFDHPLNYGSLSSSTLNLSAGPVEDLTIEIHFKPDGTPVLDFDANPACYSAEALASLQETLFTLLQRWLAQPQQTSGELLGRWLREERELALITSREPEPFVEPVLTAIAKQARKNPHHPALTQRDRQYSYQQLLDLSGQAAAALHERGVQPGERIGIMLNRSPETIICLLSVMQCGAVYVPLDPEQPHERQQHIIQIAGLRTIVTQADYQHRLASVFSGEIVLAGHLLSSSAQAAALPPVEARDGQIAYVMFTSGSTGLPKGVEIGASALDHFTAAARQRYGLRATDRVLQFAPFNFDASIEEIFATLTSGATLVLRTDEMLESIPTFVEQVEEQAITLLDLPTAFWNEWVVGLKTGTLTMPSALRAIIIGGEAVYPEQLAQWQRHAPNTLRLINTYGPTETTVVATSCDLQTQSAEVAQLPIGLPLAGVNALILAAGDRPAAEGELVLLGPTLAAGYIGTEHTAFTQIAVGDQALPAYRTGDRVRLEKGQLLYLGRMDNEFKISGYRIQPGEVEAHLLAQPDVDEACVQGIVYPNGVRRLVAFVATKAGEIDARALKQRLGSVLPPAMIPTDYRAFRQLPKTGSNKVDRKRLLAEYRDEAPAQALANETENRVSAIWQQILGVSGIQSRDNFFELGGQSLQTIQIVNRLAAEFSVSIKVSDVFDHPQLSDFCRYLDDRLSQDENSVEMVW
- a CDS encoding isochorismate synthase; this translates as MDTLITETEASSGLTYSEQTAFLYASEHRSLSTSGLFERISSPVCVPGSHDDRLSPAIAQAFQRARQAGQSLPIVVGAIPFDTTQPSCLYIPDSYTVTTKSELVSRARKHTAAGPTALTLNSVPDECQFKSIVAEAVERFRRGELSKAVLSRILDIELASPVKAQTILNNLMVQNAGGYHFSLPLPDGSVLLGASPELLLRKQGNVIVSNPLAGSARRMNDEHLDYLNSQRLLKSGKDKHEHKLVVDDIRQRLMPLCASLTIPSVPSLMHTASMWHLSTAIRGELANPEMTALQVACQLHPTPALCGFPTQEARQLIAELEPHDRGVFSGIVGWCDANGDGEWAIAIRCGTIKHNKVRLFAGAGIVEASVPEDEWAETAAKLNTMLNAFGLNSGVDGL
- a CDS encoding isochorismatase, which codes for MAIPSIASYPLPRAQDFPENKVSWAFEPERAVLLIHDMQDYFVNFYGADSPLAQQLIENIVALRTYCKAQGIPVVYTAQPNEQSAADRALLNDMWGAGLNNHPEKQRVVNALTPDEHDTVLVKWRYSAFHRSPLEPMMKEMGKDQLIICGVYGHIGCMITATDAFMRDIKPFMVGDAVADFSLQEHQMALKYVATRVGRVVSTAELTGAKMAQALTKQGLRAHLLTLIDEEEDQFDEDENLIDYGLDSVRMMSLLTEWRNQGVTLSFVDLARNPSLNAWWALIEKQQGAAS
- a CDS encoding (2,3-dihydroxybenzoyl)adenylate synthase is translated as MSIEFTPWPEELAQRYRDKGYWTGLPLTDAWERHLATQPDAIAVVCGERQWSYRELDRQSSALASRLTESGLRCGDTALVQLPNVAEFYLTFFALLKMGVAPVNALFSHNKLELLSYATQIEPRLLIASAEHSLFGNGEFLDRLQTQVPRLQTVVMLGDSPLGHSLSDWLQPRASTSQYQPSAPGQVAFFQLSGGSTGTPKLIPRTHDDYYYSVRRSVEICELTPQTRYLCALPAPHNFPLSSPGSLGVFYAGGRVVLAPDPGAMTCFPLIERHQIDITSLVPPAAALWIQAAEQFGGALRSLKILQVGGAKLSETVARRIPAVLGCQLQQVLGMAEGLVNYTRLDDSDEHTFTTQGYPMSPDDEVKVLDIDGNPVPRGEAGLLATRGPYTFRGYYRSPEHNARAFDSEGFYHSGDVVQMTEDGYLCVVGREKDQINRGGEKIAAEEIENLLLKHDGILHAALVSMPDPIMGEKSCAFLVVSDSSLKAITLRKYLRNQGIAEFKLPDRFEMIDTLPVTPVGKIDKKSLRQRIQTQLSTQAERSIQNQ